Within the Poecilia reticulata strain Guanapo linkage group LG13, Guppy_female_1.0+MT, whole genome shotgun sequence genome, the region ttctttcaaatattataGATTTGCTCTACTGAAAAATCCATAAACAATTCGGGAATCACCTTCTGCAGAATAAGCCGTGAATACTGAGccgcaaacattttaatactaTTTTAATTTATGGAATTTATTAAATCTTACTGCACTTAACTttgggccttttttttttagtttggatacatttttctctctgttttacaGATTGTGTTGGAGTAGCTCTGCTATTGGAAACCATTaccgtgcgtgcgtgcgtgtgtgtgtgtgtgtgtgtgtgtgtgtgtgtgtgtgtgtgtgcgtgtgcgcgtgtgtgtgtgtgtgtgcgtgcgtgtgtgtgtgtgtgtgcgtgtgcgcgtgtgtgtgtgtgtgtgtgcgtgcgtgtgtgtgtgtgtgtgcgtgcgtgcgtgtgtgtgtgtgtgtgtgtgcgtgcgtgtgtgtgtgcgtgcgtgtgtgtgtgtgtgtgcgtgcgtgcgtgtgtgtgtgtgtgtgtgtgtgtgtgtttacaaaCCTGGCCCAGTTGCAACAGCTCAGCCTGGAGCAATGGGTCAGTTAACTATTGTGAGAGGCCTCTAGACGGTTATCCACATTGTCTGACCCAAGAACCAtcatttaaaagataaatatatcCATTTAGCAAGTGGAAATAATTCTGGAAACCCTAACTGAGcaaaaaatgactaatttactttgatttaaactcagacagtgagaaagaaGGTATTATTTGTCAACGGGAGcgttacagttgaaaccagatgtttacgtACACTGGATAAAAagacaggtttttgttttttgcactgTCTGAAGTCAAATCACACCAaacgttttctgttttaggCTAGTTGGGATTAccaaatgtgtttatatttgttaaatgctGTGAAACTTGAAGAGAAGtgagattattttttgtaacttccctcaaattcaaaagtttaaatacatttggtCAGCATCAGGGATGActaaatgtaatgataaaaaatgtgTGAGTTGGATTAGACCTTTTGGgtttgtacaatggctgctggaagagaccagtgttttgttgttgacttaccaacTTGCTGCAGTCTTGTTGGTTGCGTAGGAGgcgccacttctgcttttcaattatgtataattgcgcatctgtttgcagccagtTTTATTTGTGAGTGTAAACTTGGAGTGTGTGGcaagcagcttatttggatttacaGGAACAGCATTGCATAAActcatctatttatttatttWTTTAGCTTACATTGTGTTATTCCAACTGGAGTGTTGCTgtaattatttcatgcatgtttgagaaattcttcaatctccatggcaaccattcaactgaGCAAAACGTCAGAGTGGACcaagccccgccttcgaggcgcagctcatcctcagagctgcagtttccaagtttctgagcttctgccCCGCAgagcagctcctcccccactcagctccttcagactagccagcagcaattagcaaacacctggtggagctgctgagctgattataggagctacttttcagagcaacactggcaaaaatgttgttaaagggttaatggaggagccatgttgtgatcacttcctgaaggcggagcttcaggagcagcaggagattttaaagagacagtggcccaatttcaaggtgttaaattaggagataaaatttctttcaattcatattttatacatatagcatttttataacaacttaagttaaaatagttacttgattgtgttatgaAATGACAagaatgtgcctggaaaacaatACTTCTTTAAGTGACATGAGGAAACTGGAATTTCATTTCATCTACTGAAATGAGACTGATCATTacatattttgtaatatttattacaaaaactgtaatgaacatgttttatatattctACAGACCTAActtaacctgttcaaggaagcataatgtTTCACCTTTAAAGTAGCTGCCACTCCTCTACCTGCATGAGAAGGAATCTTGTTTGTCCAGAGGAACTCACCTGACAACAGGACAGCACCTCCTCCTTCCCATTCTGTGACAAACAGCTGGTGAGAGAGCTGCGTCTCCGAGAACCGACTCACTCCTGCCGCGGACGAAGCCTCTTCACCATGGGGAGGATTGGCAAGGAAGTGGCAGCCCAGGTCATCAGCTTCGCAGGCCTGGTCCTGGCCGCCGTCTGCTGCGGCGTCCCCATGTGGCGAGTGACCACCTACATCGGCGCCAACATCGTGACGGGCCAGGTGATCTGGGACGGGCTGTGGATGAACTGCGTGATGCAGAGTACGGGTCAGATGCAGTGCAAACTCAACGAGTCGTTGATGCGGCTGTCGCAGGACCTGCAGGCCGCCCGCGCGCTGGTCATCATCTCCCTGATCTTTGGCTTCATCGGCTTCATCATCTCCTTCGTTGGAGCCAAGTGCACCAGCTGCCTGAAGAAGGACTCCAGCAACGCCAATGTGGTGATCATCAGCGGGTGTCTCTTGATCCTGGCAGCCATCTTGATCCTGGTCCCCGTCTGCTGGTCGGCGGCCATCAGCGTCTCGGACTTCCAGAGCGTCTTGACCATCGAGACGCAGAAAAGGGAAATTGGAGCTTCTATTTTCATCGGTTGGTGTTCGGCGGTGTTGCTTCTGATCGGAGGGATCATCTTGGCCACGTCCTGTCCTCCCAGCAAGCCCTATTATCCAGCCTACAGGCCGCCGGTGTACACCTACGGGCGCCCGAACACGGCGGCGTACGGTCCAGTGTACGCGGCGCCGTCCAACCAGCCGTACACCGGGACATACACCGGGAGCTACGTCCCCGCCAAACCCTACGCAGCTCCATCCGCGTACTCTGCTCAGCCGTACgtcagaaactgaaactttggTTTGCACTGTATCATAAAACTGCATCTCAACAgacactgtatttttaaaagatgcttTGTAATCCAGCAAAATGTGACGTAAAAGTACTTCAATAGCTCTGATTCTGGAGGAATGTTGTTCCCTCTTACCTGTGTAACTCATGCATCACTTTTCTAAGGAAACAACTGtggttgcatttattttccaactttCTGAGTTGCGGTGATTCATTGTTTCCCAGAAAAACTGCTTCAATAAAATGATTGagtctttttacatttttctgtttttggagtcattttatacaataataataataaaagaaaaaagatgggagtttatttttaagtcacattATAATTATGGAGGACTCAAACTGACTAAATTAAGAATAATAATCTTTACTTATGTAGATAAGTAAAGAAATCAATACactcaaaacacattttattaaaatacttttatataagaacttttataatttttttattaattgacttttttcagttaaattctAACAGTAtaaattttactcatttttatttttttcttattttccccCTATATatagatacatttatttatctatataaatataaatatataattttatcttaaataaattttttgtaaaatttatttaagatcatttttttctttatcttaaataaaaaaatgataactTTTTAGTTTTGCAAGTAAAATCCAATCTAATAGTTTATATTTGTGCCCAATATAGACACATAGATTTTACGTCTATATATATtccatatataaaaaaataactgatattttttcattttgagatattgtgtgtgtgtgtttatgtgtgtgtgtgctttccAAAATAGGATTGgagacacaaaaaaagtttgtctGCAATCATAAGAAGTTGTCAAACGgcctaataaattattttaaacatatttgtaaaaatgtaaaaaatgtttaaagtcagtttaaatttttatttttaacataaatacatCTTGTTCATTAGGAATTGTCTTTGGTATTTCATGACATCTTCTACATTTTAATTGATTACAGTTTATTCAAGAGGATTAAAGTAAAtgaagtcatatttaataaattagaatatatgtCTAGATGAGGCTTGTCAGATTAAGTTACGCATCCATGTTTCTGTattataaaatgtcatttatatTGTTCTGATGcaatattataattataaatgtcaagtttcttttattaacttcaagtggaaaatcattttaacatataaatctatttaaagtgtttaaCTTAGTGACAGTTTCTTAAATAATATATGTagtaaaaccaggaagagactcccta harbors:
- the cldnf gene encoding claudin f gives rise to the protein MGRIGKEVAAQVISFAGLVLAAVCCGVPMWRVTTYIGANIVTGQVIWDGLWMNCVMQSTGQMQCKLNESLMRLSQDLQAARALVIISLIFGFIGFIISFVGAKCTSCLKKDSSNANVVIISGCLLILAAILILVPVCWSAAISVSDFQSVLTIETQKREIGASIFIGWCSAVLLLIGGIILATSCPPSKPYYPAYRPPVYTYGRPNTAAYGPVYAAPSNQPYTGTYTGSYVPAKPYAAPSAYSAQPYVRN